One segment of Paenibacillus sp. FSL R7-0337 DNA contains the following:
- a CDS encoding sensor histidine kinase: protein MLQGLILRLRRSKMRTRLLLLFTMLTLLPLSVQGMVTYRHFSSTLNEKTKQYTVDVAGQANANLDRLLKDLERLSLMPLYDEQVLSILAKYDGPMGSGTWALSDDYQKMKLYTSAQAYDRPEIRGIHLLSNSGTLFSNVEPLAVNTSWDARHDEWFSALTRSDGEWIILPPHRPSYYAGTDPSSYISVARVIKEPRTLRRLGYILIDAKQSAFGSVFAKLKIEESTNLMIIDGDQRLLYEQKPDNGQSAYGKLMGSGRINELHGGERERLGGTDYLFISHKSPYSGLSIIGLTPIGVMLKESRAMMIFTLWLALFCLVTVLLLAYAVSYRITLPLVELKSNMSRVERGDFNKRVSPLGGDEFGQLGRGFNKMMDEINRLFHEVLVTRLREKEAELSALQSQINPHFIYNTLESINMMAVQRRHDEVSDMVSALGKLLRYTIDKAGRLVSLGEEIAFVDSYVRIQQIRFGGKLTVHNEIEEEVLHLRIPKLTIQPLVENAIEHGIAEREEGTIWVSALRFDNELLITVRDDGNGLEEEALTALNREIEQDPSMNSLRRSEEESLGLRNIGQRIKLLYGEGGSLTVDGSPGQGLAVTITITIPESGGEDDV from the coding sequence ATGCTGCAAGGGCTGATCCTACGGTTGAGAAGAAGTAAAATGCGCACCAGACTGCTGCTCTTGTTCACCATGCTGACGCTGCTGCCGTTAAGTGTACAGGGGATGGTGACGTACCGTCATTTCTCCTCCACCTTGAACGAGAAAACAAAGCAATATACGGTAGATGTCGCCGGACAGGCCAACGCCAATCTGGATAGGCTGCTGAAGGATCTGGAGCGGTTGTCGCTGATGCCATTGTATGACGAGCAGGTCTTATCTATTCTGGCTAAATATGATGGTCCTATGGGCTCAGGCACATGGGCGCTGTCTGACGATTATCAGAAAATGAAGCTATATACTTCTGCACAGGCCTATGACCGACCGGAAATCCGGGGCATTCACCTGCTGAGCAACAGCGGAACCCTGTTCTCCAATGTAGAACCGCTTGCGGTCAACACCTCGTGGGATGCCAGGCATGACGAATGGTTCAGCGCCCTTACGCGGTCGGACGGCGAGTGGATCATTCTTCCTCCGCATCGTCCGTCTTATTATGCCGGAACCGACCCTTCATCTTATATTTCGGTAGCCAGGGTTATCAAGGAACCCAGGACGCTAAGGCGTCTGGGTTACATCCTTATTGACGCTAAGCAATCGGCCTTCGGCTCTGTTTTTGCGAAGCTGAAGATTGAAGAGTCCACGAATCTGATGATCATTGATGGAGATCAGCGGCTGCTGTATGAGCAAAAGCCGGATAACGGGCAGTCGGCCTACGGCAAGCTTATGGGCTCCGGGCGGATCAATGAGTTGCATGGCGGGGAGCGGGAGAGGCTGGGAGGTACAGATTATTTGTTTATCAGCCATAAGTCCCCGTATTCGGGCCTTTCCATCATCGGTCTGACCCCCATTGGAGTCATGCTGAAGGAATCACGCGCGATGATGATTTTCACGTTATGGCTTGCCCTCTTTTGCCTGGTGACGGTGCTGCTGCTCGCTTATGCGGTATCGTACCGGATTACCCTCCCGCTGGTGGAGCTCAAGAGTAATATGTCCAGGGTGGAGCGGGGAGATTTCAACAAGCGGGTCAGTCCGCTTGGGGGAGATGAATTCGGGCAGCTAGGGCGCGGGTTCAACAAGATGATGGACGAAATCAACCGCCTGTTTCATGAGGTGCTTGTGACCCGCCTCCGGGAAAAGGAGGCAGAGCTGTCCGCCCTGCAGAGTCAGATCAACCCGCATTTTATCTATAATACGCTGGAATCGATCAATATGATGGCCGTGCAGCGCAGGCATGATGAGGTATCGGATATGGTATCCGCACTGGGCAAGCTGCTTCGCTATACCATTGACAAGGCCGGCCGGCTCGTATCACTGGGAGAGGAGATTGCGTTCGTAGACTCCTATGTGCGTATCCAGCAGATTCGTTTCGGCGGGAAGCTGACGGTGCATAACGAGATTGAAGAAGAAGTACTGCATTTGCGCATACCGAAGCTCACGATTCAGCCGCTGGTGGAGAACGCCATCGAGCATGGGATCGCGGAGCGCGAAGAAGGGACGATCTGGGTGTCAGCGCTGCGTTTTGACAACGAGCTATTAATTACGGTCCGCGACGACGGGAACGGCTTAGAGGAGGAGGCACTCACGGCGCTGAACCGGGAGATCGAACAAGATCCCTCCATGAATTCACTTAGACGCAGCGAGGAGGAGAGTCTGGGGCTGCGCAATATCGGCCAGCGGATCAAGCTGCTGTACGGGGAAGGCGGGAGTCTCACGGTTGACGGAAGTCCGGGGCAAGGGCTGGCCGTGACCATTACAATAACGATACCGGAATCAGGGGGAGAAGATGATGTATAA
- a CDS encoding Gfo/Idh/MocA family oxidoreductase produces MNIGILGTGFGAYHASLLKQMEFVNQIVVFGRNEAKLLKLKEELGVEITMNAEDILSDPAIDVVDICLPSSLHKTYALEALRRGKHVFCETPVVLEPEEGRELLDAEQRYGRRILVNQFIKFDYAYEYLEQAVREETYGKLLHLSMRRETAPLWGDLGLSAIAANLMIHELDFIAWLMDSPVPSAVWGTSGDKDGQALVLASFLQPEWSAQLTVSSQMPGSYPFTIGYEAYFEQAKLEFRECSDANGVIQASLAAYTSEGQVAIPLIPSDTYAKSLRHALLSLRDRTNSTLSLRHALKSLNMAFQMTDQLTAGTVAL; encoded by the coding sequence ATGAATATTGGCATATTGGGAACTGGATTCGGGGCGTATCATGCCTCTCTGCTGAAGCAAATGGAGTTCGTGAACCAGATCGTGGTCTTCGGGAGGAATGAGGCCAAGCTGCTGAAGCTGAAGGAAGAACTAGGGGTAGAGATCACGATGAATGCTGAGGACATTTTGTCTGATCCCGCGATTGACGTAGTGGATATCTGTCTGCCGTCTTCACTACATAAGACCTATGCGTTAGAGGCGCTGAGACGGGGCAAACATGTTTTTTGTGAGACGCCAGTTGTTCTGGAGCCTGAAGAAGGGCGGGAGCTACTGGACGCTGAACAGCGGTATGGCCGCAGAATCCTCGTTAACCAATTCATCAAATTCGATTATGCCTATGAATACCTGGAGCAGGCGGTTCGTGAGGAGACCTACGGGAAGCTTCTGCATCTGAGTATGCGCCGGGAGACCGCTCCGCTCTGGGGGGATCTGGGCCTCTCGGCCATCGCTGCCAATCTGATGATTCATGAGCTGGATTTCATCGCCTGGCTGATGGATTCACCTGTACCTTCTGCGGTCTGGGGTACCTCCGGTGACAAGGATGGACAGGCGCTGGTCCTGGCCTCCTTCCTGCAGCCTGAGTGGAGTGCACAGCTCACTGTTTCTTCGCAGATGCCGGGGAGTTATCCTTTTACTATCGGGTATGAAGCCTATTTCGAGCAGGCGAAGCTGGAGTTCCGTGAGTGCAGTGATGCGAATGGGGTGATCCAGGCGAGCCTTGCCGCGTATACTTCCGAGGGGCAAGTGGCCATCCCGCTGATTCCGAGTGATACCTATGCCAAAAGCTTGCGCCACGCACTCCTGAGCCTCCGGGACAGAACAAATTCTACGCTGTCGCTGCGACATGCGCTGAAGTCTCTGAACATGGCCTTCCAAATGACGGATCAGCTTACAGCGGGCACAGTAGCTTTGTGA
- a CDS encoding MFS transporter: protein MKQHLRHIHPLAWTIIIGTMFGRLVTSMSIPFLSIYLTQVLGASATQTGFTVAVSSLAGVMISFYGGYISDVIGRRIVMLVSVFGWACVFFGFAAAQHLWVFFLVNTLNGLCRAVFEPTSRALLSDITPPEQKLLVFNLRYAAVNLGVVFGPIIGLHLGSAKSTFPFMIAGIVYIAYGLVLFLQFSVHRASLPVHGEARTPKLLDALAVTGRDKVFLPVLLGTIFCVLGYGHFSSTLAQYLAMNPQFSNGSQVFSYMLSLNAVTVLVVQYPIVRTASKFPPIIPLILGNVCVALSLLLFGMPGGVPLLMFSVVLFTVGEVLLFTMMDMLIDRIAKPEWKGTYFGTIGFNNIGSVMAPILGGLLLDHFGVLNGPAVFVPLALTTAFGLPFLITAHKRLRIREAAEASAQRELGA from the coding sequence ATGAAACAACATCTGCGCCACATTCACCCGCTGGCCTGGACCATCATCATCGGAACGATGTTCGGCCGGCTGGTTACTTCAATGAGTATTCCTTTTCTCTCTATTTATCTCACGCAGGTGCTTGGCGCTTCCGCTACCCAGACCGGGTTCACGGTGGCCGTCAGCTCGCTGGCAGGGGTAATGATCAGCTTCTACGGCGGTTATATCTCAGATGTGATCGGGCGCCGGATCGTCATGCTGGTCTCTGTGTTCGGTTGGGCCTGCGTATTCTTCGGCTTCGCCGCAGCGCAGCATCTGTGGGTCTTCTTCCTGGTGAACACGCTCAACGGACTGTGCCGCGCCGTATTTGAACCGACTTCACGGGCATTATTGTCGGATATTACCCCGCCGGAGCAGAAGCTGCTGGTCTTCAATCTGCGGTATGCGGCAGTGAATCTGGGTGTGGTCTTCGGCCCGATTATCGGCCTCCATCTCGGCTCCGCCAAGTCCACCTTCCCGTTCATGATCGCCGGGATCGTCTATATCGCCTATGGCCTTGTTCTCTTCCTGCAATTCTCGGTCCACCGTGCCAGCCTGCCTGTTCATGGAGAAGCCCGGACCCCGAAGCTGCTGGATGCGCTCGCAGTCACCGGCCGGGACAAGGTATTTCTGCCCGTTCTGCTGGGAACTATCTTTTGCGTACTCGGATATGGCCACTTCAGTTCCACACTGGCGCAGTATCTCGCGATGAACCCCCAATTCAGCAATGGCAGCCAAGTTTTCTCTTATATGCTGTCGCTTAATGCAGTGACGGTGCTAGTCGTCCAGTATCCTATCGTGCGTACAGCCAGCAAGTTCCCGCCAATTATCCCGCTGATTCTGGGCAATGTCTGCGTAGCCCTTAGTCTGCTGCTGTTCGGGATGCCTGGAGGGGTACCTCTCCTGATGTTCAGCGTGGTTCTGTTCACTGTCGGGGAAGTCCTGCTCTTCACGATGATGGATATGCTGATCGACCGGATTGCCAAGCCGGAGTGGAAAGGCACTTACTTCGGTACGATTGGCTTCAATAATATAGGCAGCGTCATGGCGCCTATTCTCGGAGGATTGCTGCTGGATCATTTCGGCGTTCTGAACGGGCCCGCTGTATTCGTACCGCTTGCGCTGACCACCGCGTTCGGTCTTCCTTTCCTGATTACCGCGCATAAAAGACTTCGCATCCGCGAAGCCGCCGAAGCAAGTGCACAGCGTGAGCTTGGTGCTTGA
- a CDS encoding FAD-dependent oxidoreductase, translating into MTYQRGVDDMNPAIEAEVVVVGGGPAGITAAIAAGRLGAQTVLIERYGFVGGMSTAAMVYPWMTFHTDSGEQVIKGIAQEIVDRLQASGGSPGHLRDTVGFVHTLTPYHPEIYQVVATDMLREAGVKLLLHSFVDEVMTRDGVIEHVVVTNKSGRTPVTGRIFVDCSGDADVAKLSGAETLQGREGDNRSQPMTMKFRMRGVDLHKVKAYMISHPEEFYSKTPIAELPDLPLTGVSGFYSQWKRAEVPINRDQVLFFAGPADDEVLINCTRVQGLDATSAEDLTLAEQEGRKQVLLMAEFLKRDIPGFERASISAVAPQIGIRESRRIKGYYQLTQEDVVEGRKFSDVIARSGYPIDIHDPSGKGVTASFIAGDGAYDIPYGCLLSANVSNLLAAGRCISTSHEALATTRLTPSCMATGQAAGTAAALAAAAGVKPQALDIPQLQEQLKRDGVVL; encoded by the coding sequence ATAACATACCAGAGAGGAGTAGATGATATGAATCCTGCAATAGAGGCAGAGGTCGTTGTTGTAGGGGGAGGCCCGGCAGGAATCACGGCGGCTATTGCCGCCGGACGGCTGGGGGCGCAGACGGTGCTCATTGAACGATACGGGTTCGTGGGCGGAATGTCTACCGCTGCTATGGTCTATCCTTGGATGACCTTTCACACAGACTCAGGTGAACAGGTCATTAAGGGCATCGCCCAGGAAATTGTAGACCGGCTGCAGGCCAGCGGCGGTTCGCCGGGCCATCTGCGGGATACGGTCGGCTTCGTGCATACGCTGACGCCGTACCATCCTGAGATTTATCAGGTGGTAGCTACAGATATGCTGCGCGAAGCCGGGGTGAAGCTGCTGCTGCACAGCTTTGTGGATGAGGTGATGACCCGTGACGGCGTCATTGAACATGTCGTCGTGACTAACAAATCTGGACGCACGCCTGTTACGGGGCGTATCTTCGTGGATTGCAGCGGAGATGCCGACGTAGCCAAGCTGTCCGGGGCCGAAACGCTGCAGGGCCGGGAGGGGGATAACCGTTCCCAGCCGATGACGATGAAGTTCAGAATGCGCGGCGTTGATTTGCATAAGGTCAAAGCATATATGATCAGTCATCCCGAGGAGTTCTACAGCAAAACGCCGATCGCCGAGCTGCCGGACCTGCCGCTGACCGGGGTAAGCGGGTTCTACTCGCAATGGAAGCGGGCCGAGGTGCCGATTAACCGTGACCAGGTATTGTTCTTTGCCGGTCCGGCAGACGACGAGGTGCTGATCAACTGTACCCGCGTTCAGGGTCTGGACGCAACGAGTGCAGAGGATCTGACCTTGGCCGAACAGGAGGGCCGCAAGCAGGTGCTGCTTATGGCCGAGTTCCTGAAGCGCGACATTCCGGGCTTCGAACGGGCCTCAATCTCAGCGGTAGCGCCGCAGATTGGCATCCGCGAATCACGGCGGATCAAAGGCTATTACCAGCTGACCCAAGAAGATGTCGTAGAAGGCCGGAAGTTCAGTGATGTCATTGCCCGCAGCGGCTACCCGATCGACATTCACGATCCGTCCGGCAAGGGGGTCACGGCCTCCTTCATCGCCGGAGACGGCGCGTACGATATTCCCTACGGCTGCCTTCTATCGGCTAATGTGTCCAATCTGCTGGCCGCAGGCAGATGCATCTCGACTTCGCACGAAGCATTGGCCACGACCCGGCTGACACCAAGCTGCATGGCAACGGGCCAGGCGGCCGGAACAGCAGCAGCGCTCGCGGCTGCCGCAGGGGTGAAGCCGCAGGCGCTCGATATTCCGCAGCTGCAGGAGCAGCTGAAGCGGGATGGGGTTGTATTGTAG
- a CDS encoding sugar ABC transporter substrate-binding protein → MKKAGAVLLSAMLLGLTAGCAKPTASGNAESPGKQGDVELKFLMWGNQGHMDVYNKLISQFEADNPGIKVTMDSVPFTDYQQKISVLAAGKSLPDIAWVSERMIPQFKANGILADVSSFKDDASFNLDDYIPSTLDLFRDGDQLLGLPFSTPPVVMFYNKTLFDKANLTDPNTLASEGKWTWKTFEESAKAIAVKDAGGRVYGANFFRDWKTWAILSSYAWSYGSGPFNEDLTAFTWNDQYGVETLELLERMMYKDESHPKAGEQISFDAGNLGMFFDNYSYVSKARDIKGFEWSIAPMPSGSAGSVPMLGQAGYTLFKDSKHPEEAKKLLKLFASQSGIEATSTYFVPPRTSVLSSDAFLNQPNNPPAEHIVQAVIDEMPKARIIPGHIRWQDIDNAVLQGFDRLFGQSASAKDNMAKMQSDVEAILK, encoded by the coding sequence ATGAAAAAAGCAGGAGCAGTGCTTCTTTCAGCCATGCTGCTGGGTTTAACGGCAGGTTGTGCCAAGCCCACAGCAAGCGGAAATGCTGAGAGTCCCGGGAAACAGGGAGATGTGGAGTTAAAGTTTCTGATGTGGGGCAATCAAGGGCATATGGATGTGTACAACAAGCTGATCAGCCAATTTGAAGCAGATAATCCGGGCATTAAGGTGACCATGGATTCGGTGCCATTCACGGATTATCAGCAGAAAATATCCGTGCTGGCCGCAGGGAAATCCCTTCCGGATATCGCCTGGGTATCGGAGCGGATGATCCCGCAGTTCAAGGCCAACGGGATTCTGGCGGATGTCTCCTCCTTCAAAGACGATGCTTCCTTTAACCTGGATGATTATATTCCGAGCACGCTAGATTTGTTCCGGGACGGGGATCAATTGCTTGGCCTGCCGTTCTCGACACCGCCGGTGGTCATGTTCTACAACAAGACGCTGTTCGATAAGGCGAACCTGACCGACCCGAATACACTGGCCTCCGAAGGGAAATGGACCTGGAAGACCTTCGAGGAATCCGCCAAAGCAATTGCTGTCAAAGACGCTGGGGGCCGGGTATATGGCGCGAACTTCTTCCGTGACTGGAAGACCTGGGCCATTCTGTCTTCGTACGCCTGGTCTTATGGAAGCGGCCCGTTCAATGAGGATCTGACCGCTTTCACCTGGAACGACCAGTACGGCGTGGAGACCCTGGAGCTGCTGGAGCGGATGATGTATAAGGACGAATCCCACCCGAAAGCAGGCGAGCAGATCAGCTTCGATGCGGGGAATCTGGGAATGTTCTTCGACAACTACAGCTATGTCTCGAAAGCGCGTGACATTAAAGGGTTTGAATGGAGCATTGCACCGATGCCGTCCGGCTCCGCAGGCAGTGTTCCGATGCTGGGCCAAGCAGGCTATACGCTGTTCAAGGACAGCAAGCATCCGGAGGAAGCCAAAAAACTGCTCAAGCTGTTCGCCAGCCAGTCAGGCATTGAGGCGACTTCCACTTATTTCGTACCTCCGCGCACATCGGTGCTGAGTTCCGATGCGTTCCTGAATCAGCCGAACAACCCGCCAGCCGAGCACATCGTGCAAGCTGTTATCGATGAAATGCCGAAGGCGCGCATCATTCCAGGCCACATCCGCTGGCAGGATATCGACAATGCTGTGCTGCAAGGCTTTGACCGCCTGTTCGGCCAATCCGCGTCCGCCAAGGACAATATGGCGAAGATGCAGAGCGATGTCGAGGCTATTTTGAAATAA
- a CDS encoding response regulator has product MMYKVLLVEDEIVIRQGMRELISRSVPFFEVTAEMPGGREALLYLKSELPDVMITDIRMKEMDGLALAEKVKSMYPGLLVIIVSGYGEFKYAQKAIEYGVLHYLLKPVERHELVSVMEKARLLLDKRHGISSLEHTPDPLRVESGGDTRKIIRDVKEYVRLHIDGDLRLQTVASHVNLNATYLSQLFKGEAGSNYSDYVTDSRMERAKWLLSHTQLKIYDVARLSGHQSPKHFMLVFKQQTGMTGGEYRNQFNSQE; this is encoded by the coding sequence ATGATGTATAAAGTGCTGCTCGTAGAGGACGAAATCGTAATTAGACAAGGGATGCGTGAGCTGATTAGCCGGTCGGTGCCCTTTTTCGAGGTGACGGCTGAAATGCCGGGTGGACGGGAAGCGCTGCTGTACTTAAAGTCTGAGCTGCCGGACGTAATGATTACCGATATCCGTATGAAGGAAATGGACGGGCTGGCGCTGGCCGAAAAGGTGAAGTCGATGTATCCCGGGCTGCTCGTCATCATCGTGAGTGGATACGGCGAATTCAAATACGCCCAAAAAGCCATTGAATACGGCGTTCTTCATTACCTGTTAAAGCCGGTAGAACGTCATGAACTGGTTAGTGTGATGGAAAAAGCACGGTTGCTGCTCGATAAGCGTCATGGCATATCTTCCCTGGAACATACGCCAGACCCGCTGCGGGTGGAGAGCGGGGGAGATACGCGCAAGATCATACGGGATGTTAAGGAATATGTCAGACTGCATATTGACGGTGATCTGCGGCTGCAGACGGTAGCTTCCCATGTCAATCTGAACGCTACGTATCTGAGCCAGCTGTTCAAGGGGGAGGCGGGCAGCAATTATTCAGACTATGTAACCGATTCCCGGATGGAACGTGCGAAATGGCTGCTCAGCCATACCCAGCTCAAAATTTATGATGTCGCCCGGCTATCCGGCCATCAAAGCCCGAAGCATTTCATGCTGGTGTTCAAGCAGCAGACGGGGATGACGGGTGGAGAATACCGCAATCAATTTAATAGTCAAGAATGA
- a CDS encoding YafY family protein has product MRLHRLIAILLLLESRGKMKAKELAEALETSVRSIYRDIDVLAESGLPLVSATGPNGGISLMEGYTVNLRRLHGEEVVQLFLTGMGMPASGSGETSLLLKSVLLKLEASLPAPYQEDIRTAQRRFLFDATPWWSGQATVPYLETLRTAVWRELKITADYLKVNGEKSLRKLQPYGLIAKQGEWYLAAYCERAGDLRTFKCERFTAVTLLDETYAIPEQFSLQAYWSQAEQAFVQTSRAREFYPVVIRTRVKNEQILQGLEVMNTQSDGEARLVTVNMYDYSSACARVLPLLVHAEIVGPLELREYVSNQVRMWDKMYNCSQVT; this is encoded by the coding sequence ATGCGGCTGCACCGACTGATTGCTATACTTTTACTGCTTGAATCCCGGGGCAAAATGAAGGCCAAGGAGCTGGCCGAAGCACTGGAAACCTCTGTCCGTTCGATCTACAGGGATATTGATGTCCTGGCGGAATCGGGCCTTCCACTTGTGTCGGCCACCGGGCCGAACGGCGGGATTTCGCTCATGGAAGGCTATACGGTCAATCTGCGGAGGCTGCATGGGGAAGAGGTGGTCCAGCTCTTTTTGACAGGGATGGGCATGCCGGCCAGCGGTTCAGGAGAGACGAGTCTGCTGCTCAAGAGTGTGCTTTTGAAGCTGGAAGCAAGTTTGCCCGCACCTTACCAGGAGGATATACGTACCGCGCAGCGCCGGTTCCTGTTCGATGCTACGCCGTGGTGGAGCGGTCAGGCAACAGTGCCATATCTTGAGACTCTGCGCACTGCGGTGTGGCGGGAGCTGAAGATTACGGCAGATTATCTTAAGGTGAATGGGGAGAAATCACTGCGGAAGCTGCAGCCCTATGGACTCATCGCGAAGCAGGGGGAGTGGTATCTTGCCGCCTATTGCGAGCGCGCCGGGGATCTGCGGACATTCAAATGCGAACGGTTCACTGCCGTTACTTTATTGGACGAGACCTATGCCATCCCTGAGCAGTTCTCTCTCCAGGCATACTGGAGTCAAGCAGAGCAAGCCTTCGTTCAGACCAGCAGAGCGCGGGAGTTCTATCCGGTGGTCATCCGTACTCGCGTTAAGAATGAGCAGATATTGCAGGGACTGGAGGTCATGAATACCCAATCTGATGGAGAAGCAAGGCTTGTAACGGTGAATATGTATGATTATAGCTCGGCCTGTGCGAGGGTGCTGCCGCTATTGGTTCATGCTGAAATTGTGGGACCGCTGGAGCTGAGAGAGTATGTCAGCAATCAAGTACGAATGTGGGATAAAATGTATAATTGCAGTCAGGTGACATAA
- a CDS encoding carbohydrate ABC transporter permease, with protein sequence MRAMPSAGKKWSVAGVYAALTAVSLIMLIPFLWMLSTSFKRPQDIFTYPPQLIPPVFQFQNYVDVFTLIPFHRFYFNSIYISFVVVAGTVFFASLAGYAFAKIPFTGRNAVFLVLLSAMMIPHEVTAIPMFLFMRDLGWIDTHLPLILLPIFGASGVFGIFVMRQFFITVPTELEEAAMIDGCSRFRIYWKIMLPIARPGMATLTIFTFVSIWNEFFDPLIFINTRELMTLPLGLSLFTDEVGTSWHYLMSATVMATVPLLIVFFLAQKRFIEGVAMTGLKE encoded by the coding sequence ATGAGAGCGATGCCTAGCGCCGGCAAAAAGTGGTCTGTAGCAGGAGTGTATGCTGCATTAACGGCGGTATCGCTGATTATGCTTATTCCGTTTCTGTGGATGCTGTCTACTTCCTTCAAACGGCCGCAGGATATTTTCACCTACCCGCCGCAGCTGATTCCGCCGGTATTTCAGTTTCAGAATTATGTGGATGTCTTTACGCTGATCCCGTTTCACCGCTTCTATTTTAACAGCATCTATATCTCATTTGTCGTCGTGGCGGGAACAGTGTTTTTCGCTTCGCTGGCCGGTTATGCGTTTGCCAAGATTCCCTTCACCGGAAGAAATGCCGTATTTCTGGTGCTGCTCAGTGCCATGATGATCCCGCATGAAGTGACGGCGATCCCGATGTTCCTGTTCATGCGCGACCTGGGCTGGATTGACACGCATCTGCCGTTGATTCTGTTGCCGATCTTCGGCGCAAGCGGTGTGTTCGGGATCTTCGTCATGCGCCAATTTTTCATCACTGTACCCACGGAGCTTGAGGAAGCGGCGATGATCGACGGCTGCAGCCGGTTCCGCATTTACTGGAAAATCATGCTGCCGATTGCCCGTCCCGGGATGGCAACACTGACGATTTTCACGTTCGTGTCCATCTGGAATGAATTCTTCGACCCGCTTATTTTCATTAATACGCGTGAGCTGATGACCTTGCCGCTGGGATTATCGTTGTTTACAGATGAAGTGGGCACTTCCTGGCATTATCTGATGAGCGCCACCGTCATGGCAACCGTGCCGCTGCTGATCGTTTTCTTCCTGGCGCAGAAGCGGTTCATCGAGGGCGTAGCTATGACGGGGCTGAAGGAATAG
- a CDS encoding sugar ABC transporter permease, giving the protein MNRKLKRRNKGPLAREAQVTGWLFISPMLLGFTLLLLFPMGKALYMSLNDWPLLGEHRFVGLDNYKDIAVDPLFWKVFGNTAYFTLGLVPFNIVLALMLALLLSRSLKGIGIFRTAIFVPVMTSLIVWSIVWKYMFATDSGLINQLLMLFNIKGAAWLYDERLAMPAVIVTSVLKNVGLNMVLFIAAIQQVSRSLYEAAELDGAGKTKTFFNVTLPMITPTVFLTVVMTVIGSLKVFGQIYVMTQGGPSNSTKVLVYYIWEKAFKLFQMGYASALAFVLFFVVLILTLLQWQLRKRWVFNESDA; this is encoded by the coding sequence ATGAACAGAAAGCTCAAGAGACGAAACAAGGGTCCGCTTGCCCGCGAGGCACAGGTGACCGGATGGCTTTTTATATCGCCAATGCTGCTTGGTTTCACGTTATTATTGTTATTTCCAATGGGGAAAGCGCTCTATATGAGTCTAAATGACTGGCCGCTGCTTGGCGAGCACCGGTTCGTCGGTCTGGATAATTACAAGGATATTGCGGTGGACCCGCTGTTCTGGAAGGTCTTCGGCAATACGGCTTATTTCACTCTGGGTCTGGTGCCGTTTAACATTGTGCTGGCTCTGATGCTGGCGCTGCTGTTATCCCGAAGCCTGAAGGGCATCGGCATCTTCCGTACCGCGATCTTCGTTCCCGTAATGACTTCGCTGATCGTCTGGTCCATCGTCTGGAAGTACATGTTTGCCACCGATTCCGGGTTGATCAATCAGCTCTTGATGCTCTTCAACATTAAAGGGGCAGCTTGGCTGTATGACGAGAGACTGGCGATGCCAGCCGTTATTGTGACAAGTGTACTGAAGAATGTGGGCCTAAATATGGTATTATTCATCGCTGCCATCCAGCAGGTATCGCGTTCGCTCTACGAGGCGGCTGAGCTGGACGGGGCAGGCAAGACCAAAACCTTTTTCAACGTGACCCTTCCCATGATTACGCCAACCGTATTTCTGACCGTGGTGATGACCGTAATTGGCTCGCTGAAGGTGTTCGGCCAGATCTATGTGATGACCCAGGGCGGGCCGAGTAACAGCACCAAGGTACTGGTCTATTACATCTGGGAAAAAGCGTTCAAGCTGTTCCAGATGGGCTACGCTTCGGCGCTTGCATTTGTGTTGTTCTTTGTGGTGTTGATCTTGACTCTGCTGCAGTGGCAGCTGCGAAAGAGGTGGGTATTCAATGAGAGCGATGCCTAG